The genome window CAGGGCCATGCCCAGGAGCGTTATACAGGCAAGTCCTGAGACCTGAAAGACCATCCTCCCCCCCGCAAAGGCGACTGTAAACATCCTGGCGGTCAGCAGTGTGAGAAGGGCCATTGGTGCAGCTGCTGCCGCGACCCTCCCCAGGCTCTTCAACACACGGCGTGCGAATGGCCTTCCCAGTCTGGTCGCTAACAATAAGAACATCGCGCAAGCGCCCAACCAGGCTGTGAGAACCAGTGCAACCGCAAGACCTAAGTGCCCGAGCGGTCTGACTAGGGCGATCCTAAGGGCGACGCCTATTGCCGTGGTGGACAGCACAACTACCATCACTGTCCTCATATCCTGGCGCGCATAGAAGGCTCTCGTGAGCACGTCCGCCATTGAGAAGCCCACAATACCCAGAGCCAAGAACAGCAGGGCGCACGATGTAGCCTCCACGGCTACCTGATCAAAAGCTCCCCGCCCGAAGGCTAGTCTTACAATGGGCTCACGAAGGACCATTGTAAGCACGGTAACGGGGACCAGTACGAAGAACATCGCCTGTAAGCCTCCGGCGAGAGCAGCCCTGAACTCCTGGCTCTCTTCGGCTGCTGCGTACCGAGATAGCGCGGGAAGGAGCACAATGGCTATAGCGGTCCCAATTACGCCTTGGGGTAGGGCCACCAACCTCTGTGCGTAGTTAAGAGCCGAGATGCTCCCCTCGGTCAAGCGTGAAGCCAGCATCCGCTCGATGAGCACACTCACCTGCCCTGCAGCTGAGCTCGCAATAACCGGGATCGCGATAGCCACCCACCGCCGCAGTCGCGGGTCTCCCCACGCCACCCTCAGCGGCCACTGGAAACCACGTATCCTCAAAACCGTTAACTGCACCAAGGCCTGCAGGACAACTGCAATCGTTGTCCCCAAAGCTACCGCCTCGATCCCAAATGCGGGGCCCAACGCCACTATGCTAGAGATGACCACCAGATTGAACAAGACAGTGACTGCTGCTGGAATCGCGAAGTTGCCTTGGGTCTGAAGCATCCCCGCAAGCAGCACACTCAGGGCCTGAAAGACTGTCACCGGCAGCATGTAGCGAGTGAGTCTCACCGTGAGAAGGTAGACCTCGCCACCAAACCCCGGCGCCGACAGCCGCACGAG of bacterium contains these proteins:
- the murJ gene encoding murein biosynthesis integral membrane protein MurJ, which codes for MYERPEVRRLGGRLALAQATGVVASLTVVSKIFGFVREAAMAKGFGATAATDAYLVAFTIPTVLFAAGAALGLAFIPVYAEVYEREGPGPANQTAGTVLNVTVLLGCLVVAVGYLSIGPLVRLSAPGFGGEVYLLTVRLTRYMLPVTVFQALSVLLAGMLQTQGNFAIPAAVTVLFNLVVISSIVALGPAFGIEAVALGTTIAVVLQALVQLTVLRIRGFQWPLRVAWGDPRLRRWVAIAIPVIASSAAGQVSVLIERMLASRLTEGSISALNYAQRLVALPQGVIGTAIAIVLLPALSRYAAAEESQEFRAALAGGLQAMFFVLVPVTVLTMVLREPIVRLAFGRGAFDQVAVEATSCALLFLALGIVGFSMADVLTRAFYARQDMRTVMVVVLSTTAIGVALRIALVRPLGHLGLAVALVLTAWLGACAMFLLLATRLGRPFARRVLKSLGRVAAAAAPMALLTLLTARMFTVAFAGGRMVFQVSGLACITLLGMALYWRMAVLLRVPEGYLVEALMGRMSCRAFSTVVSVSEAVGRFWRGRSDDRP